The segment TCAAAAATAagtaaagaaatgaaaatgattttatacaatttatattcaataactAATAAAAGGTGGGTTTTGTAGTTATGTCCACAGGCACCTGTGGAAAAAGCATTGCATATAGGCCTAAAgtgagaattattttttttaaagacataACTAAATTTGTAAGCTAACAcgtttcatgaagtatgccagcGTGAAACGTGGCAGGTTACACCTTCATGAATTTCAACAAGAgtcccatgggtcacatcgcccACCTGAGTTACTTggccatatttaaagatttttcacatatatttgcatgtagaACTTTAGtatctattgtggccccaccacacccctggggccatgatttttagaATTAAACTTGAAGCAgcactatgacaggaagctttcatgcaaatgtaaacttctctggcccaatggttcttgagaagatttttgaagattttctctctatttttgtatgtaaaactttgatcccctattgtggccccatgctacccccggggtcatgactttaacaaacttgaatctgcactatgtcagagagctttcatatacatttcagctcttctggctcaatggttcttgagaagaagatttttaaatgaccccagcctatttttgcattttggtGATAATgacccctttgaaggggcatggtccttcatttgaagaaatttaaaaaccctttacccaagaacgcttttggtcaagtttggttgaaattggccaggtggttctggagaagaagtcgaaaatgagaaaagtttacagacgtacagacagacaacaggcgatcagaaaagctcagatgagctttcagctcaggtgagcttagAATAAAATTcattctttatatttatattctactttcatttttgtcggaatttccAGTAGTTAAACAGACATAATCctaaatttatcaatattcatacgcgcattgtatACAACTATAgcgcgttcatgaggaaatggctataaTTACTATTCACAGACAGACTATACCGCAGACAAAACATTGTTAGATATGGCGTAATATGCGGATTCTCATAATTACCTGATATGGCCTTGACACACAGGAACCACATAGTAACCACTTCCAGCTCCTCTTTGGCAAATAACTATCTTCATCCTAGTATGTATcagaaaaatcatttttgagAAAGCATTCTTTTGCAATAGAAAGAAATACCCCATGGTGTTTTCTCTGCTTTTCCCAAGAAACGAATCAAAAGGATTAAGGAAactttcagggccgtaaattacatggaggcggaggaggcagctgcctcctccaacttttgagccaaaaaaaaaattaaaatttaaagttcattagaatttatgttgtttccaataactaagaacatgatacctcccttaaaaagcattccaaatctttcttttagaatgagttagtcaagtaacatcttagaaggccctagaatcaaggattttgcacgaaacgtgttcagtgtgcacaaaatgtgctcagacccccgcctaatttcctgcctcctccaaattgaaggttaatttacggccctgacttTAATGTTAAATACGTACTTGTACCATCATTTCTCCGAGGATCTGGTCTGTCCCAGACACGCTGTGCATGCTGCAAACAATACAAATCAGTATTATTACAATGCCGCAGAACACAATCTtttgaaaaatctgaaaatgaaCTCATAAACCCTGCATTACACATACATAgatcacaggcactcgacgttatagatatttataatttaaaaaatgacgttttaaaaaatatctaagtctacgataaaaaaaaaaaaacaaaccttgCCTTCCTTTAAAcagaatattttgtttataggaagacaatttttattatagatatacTGCAAGCTTATTTCACACAATGCTTTTATATAACAAGATCTATATTGGGTTTGTTCCATAACACAGCAAcatgaaatcattttaaaagggcGGGGTAGTCATAGTAGAAGTTAATTTCATGACACTTGTCTGAAATTCTTGACTTgctaaaatattacatgtatatacataactatataaaaatattctccAGCCGAAACTTTAATACCCTAAATTTTAGTAGGGTAGGGAATCGGCCAATTTATCTTACTTTGCAAATAAAAACACCCTGGAGATTTAAGGCTGTAAAATGAGAGTTGGAGTCCCCCCTCCCTCCTTTGATTCTAATTGTTTTAACGTGATTATCAGTCATTTTTGAGGAGGACACTAGGTGTGACGTTCAGGAAACGCTGGTGATACTGGTTTTATATACCTCTTCATGtctaatgtaaataaataaaattaagtaagtgtacatgtactaaaatgaATGACATTTATGTTAGTTGTATGTTACGTTGTATACTACACGTAGTACTACCCACCTTTGGTTACTGGGCATTGTTGCACGCAGTATCACGTCATCTACATTTTCCTCTGCGGCTTTGTACAACAACTGTCAAAAACAAAGATTGAATTTTAGATTGGGAACATGTATGtctaaatatttgatatattcttGCAGAACATTGGCATAGTTCGCTAGCTAGATTGTCCACGGTGTAATCACAACTCGtgaaaatgtacatacactaatatatactgtacatatcaAATGACTCCATGTGAATTATGAATTAGTTTAAAACTCGTATACGCAGTGGGTGACGTGCAAATTAAAGCTTTCATGAACATGTTATAAATCGACGGAaaaggtggtggtggtggtaaggggaaaaggggggggggtgtttagGAGAAAAGAGGTAGGAGAGCGTTGAAACGTCACTTGCGTGAACAAATTTATTAGCCCCGCCTGCAACATATCACGTGTACATTGCAGTGGGGTTTGTACTGACAACAACAGAACTCAGTAGAGACTGTACCTCTAATGTCCTCTCTCTCTGCTCAGTGTTCTCTCTGTGTGTGATACGGGCTCTTTCGGTTTTGAGGAAGACGTTGGCCAATTCATTTGCCTTTTCTTTGGCAATGCTGAAAATAATATAAAGTAAAATACAATGAAATTCTGTGAATTACAAGATATCAATTGTTGCAAAAGGTCAGCAATAAATGGCAAGGTACAAACCTGTAGTCAATTACGGCGCATTGGTTGTACGCACCGTCAAATACATCATCAATAATACCACGTACAATCTACAACAGGACAagacgatatatatatatatatatatatatatatataaagaatacaaaaagaTAATCACATAATAATCAACGATCACTTCCTACTAGTACTTTCGCCTCACGTTTCTTCTGGAATCTTTTCAGTAGCGTCGAAAGGCGAAAGTACTAGCAGGAACTGATCGCTGATTATCATATGATActtttggattttattcatagGAGCATTAGCTGTTATTTTGTCATCAAAATTGCTCGATATTATATATCGCAGTAATAATAccagaaaataattatttcaaacactttctAACCTCATAGCAGGTACATGCATCgcattttggtgattaaataattattatcttgcaagaaaataattcttccttatgtatttctttacactaaatgCAGTTATCTAAAGTTAGTTTTAttagatctctctctctctctctctctctctctctctctctctctctctctctctgtgtgtgtgtgtgtgtgtgtgtgtgtgtgaaaataTACGTGATAGATCTAACCATTTCTGAGTCTTTATCACCAGAGTTCAGCCCGATGTCTATATTATTTAACACCGACGAATTTCTTCGGGGTTTTACCAAGGTTTGAGCATCACCGACTACAGCCTCTTTTTTAGTCTTCGCTTTTCCTCGTCTTCTTCTCCCTTTTGAGGATCCTCGTTTCTGCTACGAAAAGTTGACAATCAAAGCACACGTATGGAACACCTTAGTAACTATATATTACattcatttaaataaaaaaaaaacccacaaactAAGCAATAATATCGTTCATAGACTTACCCTATTGTCGAGGTCTCTAAGCGTTAAACTACCATTTTTTAAACATTCTCGCAACTCCATAGATTTCTACAAATATCCAAaaaagtatgtacatgtattggtcAGAATTTACGGATATTCAGCGTCGTTTATATTTACTTAGTGCAAAGAATCGGTTTGAAGTCATGCTATCCTTTTTCACTTTTTAGACTCcgtttaatatattgtacattgGGTCTACaacacaggcaattatatcgcttgggttcgaatttacaaTCACTCTGTATCTACAACTCACCTCAAGTGAACTAGCCATTGTcaatctaaatatatatacttcaaCAGACCGTTCCTAACGCATGATCATAATTATGACGTAACTGAATGATGACGTTGCAGGTATTGTGACGTTGTagatgtacattaaaaaaaaattatatttatttatttttgttgtttttgtttgtttgttttttggttatATTCGATTCTACACGTAAAACGTGATGTGAACTGAATTGCGATACACGTGTACAGGAAACAGTGATGTAAACAGACATCTAAgtactacatatgtacatatacatttgtagaaGGCCTAAGTTTACAATTCGTATGGCCTCCTCCATGAAGAATTCAGACTTGCAAATGACACTGTTACGTAAAAATTCCCGTTCTATATAATGATGCAGTGTTCATTCTAGAGcatgtcaattttaaaagaaataaatttcatttaaaaaaatacatgaggacatgaactgcgacacttcaCACTTGCAGACTTCATGAAGCGTGTTAGCGGATCGTGAGATTATGCCGGTGTAACACATTCCTCAAGAAAAAGGTATCATTAGAATTTGAAAAAGTATCGAAggtaaaatcattaaaattacaAATATCAATACATGAATGTTTTTTGTAACTTAAAGATGCACAAATATAATTCTTACCTCCCGTAGACACGCGGCCATCATACTAAGGAATGAGTACGATTCTCTTTAGAGATACGCTGACATCAGTATGTTGTATTTTATGATGCCCTTTCAATGGTGATGTCAGATGTACGTGCAGTAGACGAGATAGAGAGACGGGAGTACAGGAAGGAGGGGAAAAGAAAGAATGGAAGGGAGGAGATGGGAGAAGAGAGATGGTAGGAAAGGGAAAAAGAGGAAGGGAGGCAAACTGTCGACTCGCTATCACTGTCCACcttcccatattttgtaatTGTAGCATCACACTAAAAGAATCTCAAAACGACTAAATGATTTGTGTGTGATCTGAATATCAATCGATGAACTGCACGAACAACTTTGGCATCAACtcgttgtgggtttttttaatacAAGGCACATCAGCTGGTGATCGCAGGTTACAACATCTCTAATGGAAACCTCCCAGGGGTTCATGTATGCTAAACCATTTTGGAATCGTTCCAAATGTAATTTACCCTATTTTGGTGcgaataaaaatgttcaaagaaCATAATACAcgttatgataaaaatgaaatgtatttgtcGATGATAGTTACACGGTAAcgaaatgtataatttttaaaaaatagtccGTATCTATGTGACGATTGCTTTTATCTTTCAAATGGTGATTACATATTTCAAACTGGTTGCTATATTTTTTCCAATTGAGAATAATATTTTTCTGACTGTTGCACATATTTTTctaataaatgataaaaaaaattctaactGCTGAGCATTCGATCTCTAacttattgattttcttttctgACTAGTGcttatatttttctaattagtGATAAAATTTTGTAACCGGTACTTTTCATACGGTTTCATCACTCCGGCGCAGTTCTTTATTCTTGGGACGACCCTGATTGGCTATTTTTAATTTGTCATCCTTCAACCTTTCCCCTTGTACGGGTATATTTCATTTCGACATCATTGAGATCACTTGAGAACGGAAGCCCATTTAGGACCtatcaaaactatatttttgatttgaaataagaaTTTCAGAATTAATTTCGTTATTTCCTAttgaattcgttatttcaaactttAGAATTCGTTATAACTTTTATCcgagttttaaaatttgaaataagaattaaattcaaaataatgaaactcgttatttcaaaattaaaacaaaaatattttttattcatcttATAGTAAATGGGCTTCCATTCTCAAATACACGTACAGTGTAGCATGTAGATctttgatttaaaataaaaacatttgaaGAAAGTTAGTGATACTGCATTTATTTCCTATCACCAAACATGGTTGTTGTCTGCATTTTGGATTAATGCACAGagatatatattcaattcattttaaaaatatatcgaAATATAGATAGGGCGTTTTTGAACAGTCAAACTATTGTCAACtcttatgaaattgaaaacttcttGAAcgtcagtacatgtacatacagatatattcacaaatGATTAAACCCAGAATGAACAGGATGCTGTTGTCCGACACTCTATTACCTGCAGCAgaaatatcaagaataataagattaaaattcatttcataatgcaCAATCGTaattattgtattcattttaaaatagatttacatTTAGATGTGTAAATTAATCATATTTAGACTTAAAGTTGAGATTGTAATAACTgtcgtatatacatgtacactgctAGTATGAGGTCATTTTTACTCTTATGATCTGAACGTATTTTATTGCTAATCAGACACATAtgctatacaatgtatacgtcACTATTTAGATATTCATAATTATGAGAAAAGACGGAGAAAGCATGATACTATCACCCTGCCTATCGCTTACATGGTTACAATATAAAGCTTgtatattaatcaaaatttaatcTTATTAATAACGCAACTAACTCTCAGAGAGATCACATGCAATTTTTCTACCTGTAGATACCGGGGTACATCCGCACGCATCCGCAATACCTTTGAAAATGGTATATTGTGTGTATAGATCCTCCTTATAGCAGACCTGCAGAATCACGTTGAGGCACGATGAGAGTGTTCTTAACTCACTTCAAGAGAAAATAATCCAGCGAAGTTAAAATCATTTGTTACACGTCTGTCAAAATGATGCCTAAATAAAGTTAAAAAAGATAAGAACTGTTTTGCATCGGGTGAATAACATCTGCAGTACCTGTATGGGGAGTGGTGTTAGTATAGAACAATTTCATGGGGTATTCCCTCGAAAGGACTAAGTACTGTCTCATGCAATAAAACAATCAAATCTCCTGGGAGCCGTAAGTTTTATCGTTGATATTATTTTTTGGGGGAAACCCATCAGtatcagggccgtaagtagggttctaaatcaggggaggcaggggattgggggccgccgattgactttacgactgaaaatgacactttttaaatcccaatttatcatgtttgtgtttcatttgtactatgtaaagaatcgtaatatggtgtcaaagacaaaggtgcttgtcttcattttaaacatatatcctataatataacatttatataattttattttcttttttgccaaaaaatcagacgaggcagttgcctcgtctgcctcatcggcagttacggccctgagtATAAAACACTTGTCCACCACCCTCTGTGCGGGAGTAATTCTTTTTTCAGACCCTTGGCAAAGTGTTTTGGGGAAAGCCCTTGGTGGGAAAAATTATCAAGAATTTGATAAAAGTCCGAGGGAAAACAGCTATTCGCTGCACAGCCAGTGGACAAttgtacattatacatgtactgtgttttATCATACTTATACTCGACAGAAACTGCATCCCGAGGGGTTATCCGAGGGAAAGAATTCTGTTCAGAATATCCTTTACTAATCATGATAATTAATATTACTTATTAGGTCTGTTACTGATTGTCGTTGTTAAAGTCCATAGAAGGCGAGGCGAAGCCAAATCTTAAATGGACTTTAACAACCGACAATTAATACGTACGAAAGATATTTTACTACTCGTCATCTAAAGAAATTTAGATGACAATCACGTGACGCATTTTATCCAATGATAGATCGTCATTCTAGTCCGACGGAAAATAATGGTATCTACGCTCAAGTTTCCGTATAGTGCTAAGTAGAAGGGATTTATTGCCCCCTTCCACAATGCCATAGTTATCAAACGGGGCATCAAACGTGCCCACTGAAATATTTCAACCCAATACAAGGGCTCGCTAAACTACTCAGTCAACAGAATAATGATTAAGTACATGCATGCACATGTAAATGATATGTTTTCTGTCACATTTGAAGCTGACCTTGTACACAGTGATCAAACGAAAACTACGATAGGTAGACAAAACATTTAGCAATTTGAAATTAAACCTTTCCGACGCATAATACATATAAGCTTTAAAAGATGAAGTCGGCTGAAGTAAAATTTGTATCCCCCAAAGAGAATGACTTACAAATGTTCTGAAAGTGTTTTAGAGGTTTGTATTTGAGGCAAAATTTACTATTCCCTTACGCAGAGGTTAAGGTTTCCGTGATATGACGGTATGCACACAAGTTAAATAGtatttcagggccgtaaattacatggaggcggaggaggcagctgcctcctccaacttttgagccaaaaaaaattaaaatttaaagttcattagaatttatgttgtttccaataactaagaacatgatacctcccttaaaaagcattccaaatctttcttttagaatgagttagtcaagtaacatcttagaaggccctagaatcaaggattttgcacgaaacgtgttcagtgtgcacaaaatgtgctcagcgtctgggggccgcccaggcccccgcCTAAtatcctgcctcctccaaattgaaggttaatttacggccctggtattTATTACTAGATATACCTGCAAACGAAAGCCTTGTTGCTTGGATCGGCTATCATTCGTACAGTAAACGTCTCGGAGCAGTTGCTGATGGCGCCATAATAACTCGCACATTTTTCATCACCACCTTCCAAATTGAAAACGAAAATGAAGTGAAACACTGGTATTAGTGAACATCTTGTCTAATTTAGATGTTTTATTCATTGTACAAAGATTAAATATGTTGTCTTTCATTGGCTCACATAGAGGCGCGAGAGCATCATTGACGTAGGAGAAAACCAGAGAACTGGGGGTACCTCAATGGCATTGTCAGAATGTGTACAGTACTTACGAAGTGAGCACCAGAATGattatatcaaacaaaaatgTAAGAAAATTACCGGGTACTGTTATGGTGGGGAGTATTTCTGTTGTCAAGTTCTGTGCAATGCATGTTTCTGAAACACagaatataaatgaataattagGATACAAGTTTTTTTCTAACTAAATGAATCCCATAATCTGCCGGGATCATTATAGAACTATTAACATTTGCAACTTTTTTCTACCCTTAACTTACGTTTTAAAATaggaatatataatatatttttgacAGCACTGATATgttaggtaaaaaaaaaaaaaaggaaaaaaagaaaacagcAGTCCTTAGGATTCGCAATGAATTCACGCTACATAGAAAACCCATCGATCCTGGCAGAAAAGAAGGTAATCGAGCAAATTTAGGCAGttatataaatttgtttttgaGTATTTAACCTGGTAAGTGAGGatttcaagaaacaaaaattaCCTAGGGATTTAAAATCCTATACAGGATTTCACCAAATGGCTGTATGACTTAAAATATTGAGAtgagattttgaaattttcctaCTCTGGAAAATAATCTCCTAAGGAAATTTTCCTAGGCTATTAGAATATCAAGAATAGTGCATAAGtttgcatatatttttaaatgccaATCAACACGCAATTCAGATTAAAACAGTATCGGGATGCCTTACTGAGGTTTATGATCTCACTGTTTGAGGAAGATACCGAATATAAAAAATCCCAAACGAAGTACTGTTCTATTGTAGGTCCCAACATCctctcatcatttctgaagatcccatgtctctcagtcccagttctaaagttaGACAAGTTTTTATtgccaaggtcaaggtcactggagttaCTTGGCCTTGATACTAGTTTATATGTCCCACCATCctctcatcatttctgaagatcccagaTCCCTATCAGACCTGGTTCTGAAGTTATAACAGCTTTTATGTTCAAGgtaagaggtcaaggtcaccggggttactttgaccttgatactagtttgcaGGTCACAACATGGttttattatttctgaagatttcATGTCTCTATAGGTCCCTGTTGTAAAGTAATAcgagtttttatgatcaaggtTACTTGAGCTTGATACTAATTAGTAGATCTCATCActatattttatcatttctgaagatcccgtGTCTCTATTTTTTTGaagtaataccaattttatgttccaaggtcaaggtcactggaatcACCTGATCTTGATCCTAGATTGTAGGTCCCGTCACtctcttatcatttctgaagatcttACGTCGCTATTAGTTCCGAGGTTTTTAAGCCAGTTTTTATGTTAATAGTCAGAGAACAGCCAGGTTATTCCCTTCTCATTTCCGAAGGCCCTAGGACTTTATCTatcaagttatatctgttgaattttggaattacCCCCCCCCAAAGAGTTCTATATTGGACGCCCCCATTTGAACCTCACCCTCCCCCCTCCCCATATGTAACCCAACCCctttcaatctgaaaacaaaatcaaatctgCACAACTGGATAATCCTTGAATATCTAATACTTTCTTCAAATGGTTACACATAACGGTTGCGGACATTTTTAAGCGCGAGAAAGAAGAAGCGGAAGAATAATAAGAACCGAGCAAAAACAGATTTAGATGTAATTaaatgaggttttttttttggggggggggagaatGTACGACGGTTTCAAGTTGacctttttcaaaatatacgagggcatgaactgtgtcgcatcacgccagcatacttcacgAAGCGCGTTAGCTCATCCTCACTATGTAGAAATGGAATTAGTGTAAAGTGCGTTTCCCTAGTCCAAGATGGTGACAGGCAGATACGCTTCCACTTTGCTCGTtaaaattttgatgttttgattgCTTAATTTATTTTGTACTAATTAAATAGGTAGTGTTTGTTTTAAATGCTTATGtcgatattttatttaaattgcACGTATTTAATTGTATGTCAGCCTGAAGCGTTGCCATTACgtatactttcatttctgtcggaattcccagatGTAAAAATAGacgtattatatttatcaagattcatacacacattgttaACAAATGgatcacattcatgaggaaatggctatcatttcaattggtaaagatatcgaaggcaaaacattggaaaagtaaatattttgttttggtaGATTTATCAGAGATTGTGTTATCGGTGTTATGGGCATATTCATCACATGGAAGGGAAAGAagatattttgtatgaaaaattcTAATGTCAGGCAAATAGCAAACACAAGAAAACTTACGAGAAAATGTTCAGAAATTCACttaaaattcaacatttatatcgtaaaatatttttctaagaTCTCCAATTAAACATTATTGTTAAGTTTAAATACAGAAGCACCCACCTATTAGAAATAAGGCCAATATCAGAGTCGGTCCACCTATACCAAATTTCATGGCTGCTTCGTCACAATATGTGCATCCAAATAT is part of the Ostrea edulis chromosome 2, xbOstEdul1.1, whole genome shotgun sequence genome and harbors:
- the LOC125682808 gene encoding uncharacterized protein LOC125682808 isoform X2, with translation MELRECLKNGSLTLRDLDNRKRGSSKGRRRRGKAKTKKEAVVGDAQTLVKPRRNSSVLNNIDIGLNSGDKDSEMIVRGIIDDVFDGAYNQCAVIDYSIAKEKANELANVFLKTERARITHRENTEQRERTLELLYKAAEENVDDVILRATMPSNQSMHSVSGTDQILGEMMVQDEDSYLPKRSWKWLLCGSCVSRPYQQKKEKSGFLARLHRLFRRQ
- the LOC125682808 gene encoding uncharacterized protein LOC125682808 isoform X1 — its product is MELRECLKNGSLTLRDLDNRQKRGSSKGRRRRGKAKTKKEAVVGDAQTLVKPRRNSSVLNNIDIGLNSGDKDSEMIVRGIIDDVFDGAYNQCAVIDYSIAKEKANELANVFLKTERARITHRENTEQRERTLELLYKAAEENVDDVILRATMPSNQSMHSVSGTDQILGEMMVQDEDSYLPKRSWKWLLCGSCVSRPYQQKKEKSGFLARLHRLFRRQ